One Stigmatopora argus isolate UIUO_Sarg chromosome 20, RoL_Sarg_1.0, whole genome shotgun sequence genomic region harbors:
- the LOC144065636 gene encoding triple functional domain protein-like, whose product MRRSLPESTIWNMSSLGTFLELYEFHHNIFLKELEKYKEVPEDVGQCFVKWADKFQLYYVDYCKNYEESTRLIVDHAVQYFHKIQQKHGLANSINSYLLKPVQRITKYPLLIKDLLQCCQGKEQLKKALDLTLSIPKKANDAMHLSVLEGFHENIKLQGKLLLQDSFKLWDSRIALSMGKNRQLFLLKKSLVV is encoded by the exons ATGAGAAGATCCCTGCCAGAATCAACAATATGGAACATGTCATCTTTGGGAACATTTTTGGAGCTGTATGAATTCCATCACAA CATCTTTCTCAAAGAGCTGGAAAAATACAAAGAGGTCCCTGAAGATGTCGGACAGTGCTTTGTCAAATGG gCTGATAAGTTCCAGTTATATTATGTCGATTACTGCAAGAACTATGAAGAATCCACTCGGCTCATCGTTGATCATGCGGTGCAATATTTTCAT AAAATTCAGCAGAAGCATGGACTGGCAAACTCAATCAACTCttacctgctgaagccagtacagagAATCACCAAATATCCCCTCCTGATAAAG GATCTGCTGCAATGTTGTCAAGGGAAAGAGCAGCTCAAGAAAGCCCTGGATTTGACTCTTAGCATTCCCAAGAAAgccaatgatgccatgcatctctccgTGCTGGAAG GTTTCCATGAGAACATAAAGTTGCAGGGCAAGCTGCTCCTCCAAGATTCCTTCAAGCTCTGGGATTCAAGAATAGCCTTGAGCATGGGAAAAAATAGACAACTCTTCCTCTTGAAGAAGTCCTTGGTGGTGTGA